One region of Triticum aestivum cultivar Chinese Spring chromosome 6B, IWGSC CS RefSeq v2.1, whole genome shotgun sequence genomic DNA includes:
- the LOC123133859 gene encoding pathogenesis-related thaumatin-like protein 3.5, which produces MGSWSRAALVLALPLLCFLSGATTRAESARMFTIINKCEATVWPAVTPGDSFGGGGFELKTGQSAVFTAPPAWSGRIWGRTDCAFDQAGTGKCATGSCGAALKCGASGDPPASLAEFTIASPDFYDVSLVDGFNLPITVTPVNGRGNCSVAGCDGDLRETCPAELSVKGPNGKTAACRSACDVFNTDQYCCRGKFGGPSTCPPTPYSKKFKEACPSAYSYAYDDPSSLFQCSGADYVVTFCANRKQSVCTHHNNKLECGGSSRRLPIMPTMALLVLLVSFVALQVPM; this is translated from the exons ATGGGTTCCTGGTCGAGAGCCGCTCTGGTGCTCGCGCTGCCTCTCCTTTGCTTCCTGTCAG GCGCGACGACGCGTGCGGAGTCGGCCAGGATGTTCACCATCATCAACAAGTGCGAGGCGACGGTGTGGCCGGCGGTGACGCCCGGGGACAGCTTCGGCGGGGGCGGGTTCGAGCTCAAGACGGGGCAGTCGGCCGTCTTCACGGCGCCGCCGGCGTGGTCGGGCCGCATCTGGGGCCGCACGGACTGCGCCTTCGACCAGGCCGGCACCGGCAAGTGCGCCACGGGCTCCTGCGGCGCGGCCCTCAAGTGCGGCGCGTCCGGCGACCCGCCGGCGAGCCTGGCCGAGTTCACGATCGCCTCCCCCGACTTCTACGACGTGAGCCTCGTGGACGGCTTCAACTTGCCCATCACGGTGACCCCCGTGAACGGGCGCGGCAACTGCTCGGTGGCCGGGTGCGACGGCGACCTCCGGGAGACCTGCCCCGCCGAGCTCTCCGTGAAGGGCCCCAACGGGAAGACCGCGGCGTGCCGGAGCGCCTGCGACGTGTTCAACACCGACCAGTACTGCTGCCGCGGCAAGTTCGGGGGCCCGTCCACGTGCCCGCCCACGCCATACTCCAAGAAGTTCAAGGAGGCCTGCCCGTCCGCCTACAGCTACGCCTACGACGACCCCAGCAGCCTCTTCCAGTGCTCCGGCGCCGACTACGTCGTCACCTTCTGCGCAAACAG GAAGCAGTCGGTGTGCACGCACCACAACAACAAGCTCGAGTGCGGTGGCTCAAGCCGACGCCTGCCGATCATGCCCACCATGGCGCTGCTGGTGCTGCTCGTCAGCTTTGTGGCGCTGCAGGTTCCCATGTGA